Proteins encoded within one genomic window of Tepidanaerobacter syntrophicus:
- a CDS encoding type III pantothenate kinase translates to MILAIDVGNTNLVFGIYHSGSLLVSYRMATHHDYTEDEYSLVFTSLLHLKDLDRNSIEGGIISSVVPSLTVVLEKMCKKYFEFAPIIVGPGIRSGINIKYENPKEVGADRIVNAVAALYKYGGPAIIIDFGTATTFDALTAEGDYLGGAIAPGIGISSEALFKSAAKLYRVEIAKPERVIGKNTASSIQSGIYNGYVGLVENIVDRMKEEMGGGSICTIATGGLAPLICSNARNIDRVDMMLTLDGLNLLYEKNTVKS, encoded by the coding sequence ATGATCCTTGCAATTGACGTAGGAAATACAAACCTGGTTTTTGGAATTTATCACAGCGGCAGTCTTTTGGTATCATACAGGATGGCTACACATCATGATTATACAGAAGATGAATACAGTCTTGTTTTTACTTCACTGCTGCATTTAAAAGATTTGGATCGCAACAGCATTGAGGGAGGAATCATTTCATCTGTTGTTCCGTCACTGACTGTTGTCTTGGAAAAAATGTGCAAAAAGTATTTTGAATTTGCACCCATAATAGTTGGCCCGGGAATTAGAAGCGGTATAAATATAAAATATGAAAACCCGAAAGAAGTAGGAGCCGACCGCATTGTCAATGCAGTAGCCGCTCTTTATAAATATGGCGGACCGGCTATAATTATAGATTTTGGCACTGCAACTACTTTTGATGCCTTGACAGCGGAAGGGGATTATCTTGGGGGCGCTATAGCTCCCGGAATAGGTATATCTTCTGAGGCGCTTTTTAAAAGCGCTGCGAAATTGTATAGGGTAGAAATAGCAAAACCCGAAAGAGTAATCGGAAAAAACACGGCATCCAGCATACAATCAGGAATATACAACGGATATGTGGGCCTAGTTGAAAATATTGTAGACAGGATGAAAGAAGAAATGGGCGGTGGTTCGATATGCACTATTGCCACAGGCGGCCTAGCCCCCTTGATATGCAGCAATGCAAGAAATATTGACAGAGTTGACATGATGCTTACCCTTGATGGATTAAACTTACTTTATGAAAAAAATACTGTTAAAAGTTAA